Proteins from a single region of Salinibacter grassmerensis:
- a CDS encoding PKD domain-containing protein produces MPSGRPGGLQRSLYSLLLAAVLFGLAFSPPAQAQSKRAGDTFYIKLGGGLSDYAGDNDGSLGLDQTTELREFFDTRKFTERAAFPYVLVGELGYQFSPEFGLGLGYQFGQYPFADGVPFTTTSSAPGQGGDLGQSRHTVQLLTRYMVGASGLRVSPYVDAGLNLSLGGRSPGIGHLVGIGVDVSLTDRTSLFVESRLNFTFLDDAVDGITSETRADALSALPAIGLKYTFDRPAVPPRILELNGPAEVTAGEAAAFAARVNEEEATRPLSYEWTFGDGRTATGLTPSHVYNAPGTYAVAFAARNDAGTAIDSLTVEVLPAPRPPRILALTATPSPASSGEPVQFESTVEGAKPLTLEWSFGDGRSVTGPAPTHTYGAPGEYTVRLTATNEDGTATDSIALQVERTLPAVCKTVQELNTVYFARGSSPLSSEARKKLQENAEVLRNCPNLSVRVKGFAAPDEPSPLPLSRDRAQAVADFYEDNGIAPDRVTTSGEGAVGDPGGKKGADEQNRRADSIPQRDGDL; encoded by the coding sequence TTGCCTTCTGGTCGTCCCGGTGGTCTGCAGAGGAGTCTCTACAGCCTCCTGCTCGCCGCCGTGCTATTCGGGCTCGCATTCTCTCCTCCGGCCCAGGCCCAGAGCAAGCGCGCCGGCGACACGTTCTACATCAAGCTTGGTGGGGGGCTGTCCGACTACGCCGGTGACAATGACGGATCCCTGGGTCTCGACCAGACGACTGAGCTGAGGGAGTTTTTTGACACCCGCAAGTTCACCGAACGGGCGGCGTTTCCGTACGTGCTCGTCGGGGAGCTGGGCTACCAGTTCTCACCCGAGTTCGGCCTCGGGCTGGGCTACCAGTTCGGGCAGTATCCCTTCGCCGATGGCGTCCCCTTCACCACCACCTCGAGCGCCCCAGGACAAGGCGGTGACCTCGGCCAGTCGCGACACACGGTACAGCTCCTGACTCGGTATATGGTTGGAGCCTCAGGATTGCGGGTGAGCCCTTATGTCGACGCAGGGCTCAACCTCTCTCTCGGGGGGCGCTCCCCTGGAATTGGGCATCTAGTTGGGATTGGGGTAGACGTATCCCTCACCGACCGCACGTCACTATTTGTCGAGAGCCGCCTTAATTTTACGTTCCTGGACGACGCTGTTGACGGCATTACCAGTGAGACCCGTGCTGATGCCCTCAGCGCCCTGCCTGCCATCGGACTGAAGTACACCTTCGACCGGCCCGCGGTGCCGCCTCGTATCTTAGAGTTGAACGGTCCTGCTGAGGTGACGGCCGGCGAGGCGGCCGCCTTTGCCGCCCGCGTCAACGAGGAGGAGGCCACGCGCCCACTGTCCTATGAGTGGACGTTCGGCGACGGGCGGACGGCCACCGGGCTCACGCCGTCGCACGTCTATAACGCTCCCGGCACTTACGCCGTCGCGTTTGCGGCCCGTAATGACGCCGGCACCGCCATCGATTCGCTGACCGTGGAAGTGCTTCCGGCCCCACGGCCGCCCCGCATTCTTGCTCTCACCGCCACCCCCAGTCCGGCCTCGTCGGGCGAGCCGGTTCAGTTTGAGAGCACGGTGGAGGGCGCCAAACCCCTCACCCTGGAGTGGAGCTTCGGCGACGGGCGATCCGTCACGGGACCCGCTCCCACTCACACCTACGGTGCCCCGGGCGAGTACACTGTCCGCCTCACCGCGACCAACGAGGACGGGACGGCCACTGACTCGATCGCCCTGCAGGTGGAGCGGACGCTCCCGGCCGTCTGCAAAACGGTGCAGGAGCTCAACACGGTCTACTTTGCTCGGGGATCGAGCCCGCTTAGCTCTGAGGCGCGGAAGAAGCTCCAGGAGAACGCGGAGGTGCTCCGCAATTGCCCGAACCTGTCGGTCCGCGTAAAGGGCTTCGCGGCCCCGGACGAACCATCGCCCCTGCCGCTTTCTCGGGACCGCGCTCAGGCCGTGGCAGACTTCTACGAGGACAACGGCATCGCGCCCGACCGCGTCACGACAAGCGGAGAAGGGGCCGTCGGCGACCCGGGCGGCAAGAAGGGCGCCGATGAACAGAACCGCCGCGCCGACTCCATTCCACAGCGGGACGGCGATCTGTAG
- a CDS encoding lasso peptide biosynthesis B2 protein: protein MRRLQTLWRHPWQNWGLLLYAAALTACIRGGLSATSLSRMTRTLRRVAAGLPRWSAATPRYRLRAAWAAHAVGQRLLPERPCLTQALVLQYLLLRRGDDAAELHIGVTKNEDTGLQAHAWVEHSGRVLIGGAGAPDTYERFEDLGTKLEAANTPRQTS, encoded by the coding sequence GTGCGCAGGCTCCAAACACTGTGGCGCCACCCCTGGCAAAACTGGGGGCTGCTACTGTACGCGGCTGCGCTCACTGCGTGCATCCGGGGCGGGCTCTCGGCCACCTCTCTAAGCCGCATGACCCGAACCCTGCGGCGCGTAGCGGCGGGGCTTCCCCGGTGGTCGGCGGCAACACCCCGCTACCGCCTGCGCGCCGCCTGGGCCGCCCACGCGGTGGGCCAGCGCCTCCTGCCCGAGCGGCCCTGCCTCACGCAGGCTCTCGTCCTGCAGTATCTTTTGCTTCGCCGTGGGGACGACGCAGCCGAACTGCACATTGGGGTGACGAAGAACGAAGATACAGGCCTCCAGGCGCACGCCTGGGTCGAGCACAGCGGGCGCGTGCTGATTGGAGGCGCAGGAGCCCCCGACACATACGAGCGGTTCGAGGACCTCGGTACGAAGCTTGAGGCCGCAAACACGCCCAGGCAGACGTCCTGA
- a CDS encoding YfjI family protein produces the protein MPTLLAEPASQLADRRKRDVFLTGALPMWAGALPNIQFRYGGSRVSPNLYSAVVAPPASGKSALRHARKYGRTLRKELRSGTAPRGSSIEKEPHTAEEPGARERHEGTPSRRNRSGSQPGRHLFLAADSSAAALKRRLEESPHGVIFETEFQSLSQALGSSWGSFTDVLLKGFQNETIKMSRSSKGTVTIPHPAPSIALAGTPAALGEVLSGDGAMPGGGDTPGAGNGLFSRFLFYRFDREFEWSSQFGKRSGSLGQRLQDASEAFRSAYRGLIAREEPLWIRVPEALQEVHTWAFRSLTEKWREDGNVPRPMQASLTRAGLQAVKIAVILRGVRLAETGVPSAQSVELGARDLEAGLRLSLTYLLHAIGVGSRDHGGDGLRGADLQEGTGLRATLDERRQDLTERQREYLEALPEGTFSTAEAKERAQSVGASERGVQRWLKAWKEAGLLRKPKRGTWAKRDPEPEGPAGAESVISVINGIPDLAD, from the coding sequence TTGCCGACGCTCCTCGCGGAGCCGGCTTCCCAACTCGCCGACCGCCGGAAGCGAGACGTCTTCCTGACCGGCGCGCTTCCGATGTGGGCCGGCGCGCTCCCAAACATCCAGTTTCGCTACGGCGGAAGCAGGGTGAGCCCCAACCTCTACAGCGCGGTGGTCGCCCCACCCGCCTCCGGCAAAAGCGCGCTCCGCCATGCCCGCAAGTACGGCCGGACGCTCCGCAAGGAGCTACGCAGCGGCACCGCTCCAAGAGGGTCGTCCATCGAAAAAGAGCCACATACTGCAGAAGAGCCTGGCGCCCGAGAGAGACATGAAGGCACGCCCTCTCGCCGGAATCGGTCTGGCAGCCAGCCCGGCCGGCACCTCTTTCTAGCCGCAGACAGCAGCGCCGCTGCCCTCAAGCGACGGCTTGAGGAAAGCCCCCATGGGGTCATCTTCGAGACGGAATTCCAGTCGCTTAGCCAGGCCCTGGGAAGCTCTTGGGGCTCCTTCACTGACGTGCTCCTGAAGGGGTTTCAGAACGAAACCATAAAGATGAGCCGGTCCTCGAAGGGTACGGTGACCATTCCTCATCCAGCTCCCTCCATCGCGCTGGCCGGCACGCCAGCCGCGCTCGGCGAAGTCCTGTCCGGCGACGGTGCCATGCCCGGCGGTGGGGACACGCCCGGGGCAGGAAACGGGCTTTTCAGTCGGTTTCTCTTCTACCGGTTCGACCGGGAGTTTGAGTGGAGCTCACAGTTCGGAAAGAGAAGTGGAAGCCTGGGACAGCGCCTCCAGGACGCCAGCGAGGCATTTCGGAGCGCGTACCGTGGGCTCATCGCGAGAGAGGAGCCGCTCTGGATCAGGGTGCCGGAGGCCCTGCAGGAAGTGCACACCTGGGCGTTTCGCTCCCTTACTGAGAAGTGGCGTGAAGACGGGAACGTGCCCCGGCCCATGCAGGCCTCCCTCACCCGAGCAGGGCTTCAGGCGGTAAAAATCGCCGTGATCCTTCGGGGCGTTCGGCTTGCGGAAACCGGAGTTCCATCGGCTCAGTCGGTGGAGCTGGGGGCTAGAGACCTGGAGGCGGGCCTTCGCCTGTCTCTGACATATCTTCTCCATGCAATCGGGGTCGGTAGTCGCGATCACGGAGGCGATGGTCTACGGGGTGCAGATCTGCAGGAAGGGACCGGCCTCCGAGCGACACTCGATGAGAGGAGGCAGGACCTTACCGAACGGCAGCGTGAGTACCTGGAGGCGCTCCCGGAAGGAACGTTCTCGACGGCAGAGGCGAAGGAGCGGGCCCAGAGCGTTGGCGCAAGCGAGCGGGGCGTACAGCGGTGGCTCAAGGCGTGGAAGGAAGCCGGCCTGCTGCGGAAGCCAAAACGCGGGACGTGGGCCAAGCGAGACCCAGAACCGGAGGGCCCGGCCGGGGCAGAGAGTGTCATTTCTGTCATTAATGGCATTCCTGACCTCGCCGACTGA